Within Plodia interpunctella isolate USDA-ARS_2022_Savannah chromosome 17, ilPloInte3.2, whole genome shotgun sequence, the genomic segment gcGTCTATCATTATTTTACTACGTTTACTGCATCTAGTAGTAGTAGCATGGACACTagcgaatttaaaataaatattcgcaTTAGCTATGGCTTTAACAGAATCCACAGATACCCTCATTGCATTCAAATGTGtgcaaaaacaaaactagGTATTTCAACAGCAATATATTGCACAACCATTTATCAATTCTATTTTGCATTTTCGTAAACTGTTTACCAGTTGGGAATACAGTTTTGATAGAGCGAAAACTGGATCTCTGCTGTTTTAAAACCATTTTCCTGTTCAAAATTATCATACTTACCTGTTTAAGATGcgatacttttattattacttagcAGTTTATTTGTAGTCGAATGTACATGAGGCAAAAATCTTCCcttgtttttgaataaaaattgttattggatattattaattgttattggATATTAATGACTTCTCTTTCAATTGAATAATTGTACAACgtttttgatttttctttgtttctttttcaggTGTTAAATATAATGGACTTAGAGGCAAGTACCTTAGAACACCctctttatatttaagttatctaatatatttaagtcaATTACCATTCGGATTTGAAGTATCAACCTAAACCTTATATATCATGTCgccaaattatacaaattatacttTATGATTGATGTCTTTTGTGGCACTGAACTGAGCGACTTCGCATCCATCTCATATCTTGTATGTGCCTATTCATTACTGAATGTTGGCCATtcgtttttagttttattcagAGGTAGTTCCATTGTTTCATTATGCATATGTAGGTAGATGAAGTATGCAATGTGTCGAAATTTCATTAatccatatatatttcagtgAAATACGGCTGGTCCGACGCCCTAATAGACAAAGAGTATTTCTTCTCGCTCCCTCGTACGATCAGCGACGCGGAGGGAGAGGGATGGAAGAGGACGGAGCGTCCTCCTGGTGCGTTACCTGAGCTGAAGATGTACTGTCCCACTGGCAGACAAGTGTGTCCTCTCTATGATGCTGCTGGTTTTGTAGCTGGACTGCAGGTTGCTGTAAGTAGATTTTTAGAAAGGATTACCGATTAACAGCGTTACTATTTCATATTATCGTCTGGTTGAGGACGCCAGCCTCAGAGAAGATCATTCTGGAACCAATTCTCCGCAACAGCATATTGAAAGACATTTTTCTGCTAAAGCTGATGATAAAAAAGGAGTATCTAACACCTTATCCAAGTATGCCAAAGGTAAAGGGAAATAACGCccataataatacatagtaTTTTGTGtgcaataaactttaaataaacgaGAAATTATGCGAGTAATAAAAGTGACCCGGGATGAGACATTTCggattgttacaaaaattataaaaacgatTAACAcatgaaagagaaagagaaacgTATCGTAGTAGGCATCAATTCTCCGactattattgtaatactGCCATTACGTTGCTGCGTTTATCTAATTTAACTGAATCAACATCAGCAATCGTAGGGTCGTGGACCGACGTGATGTCACTTTCCTGGAACATTCTATtatgtattcatttatttatataaactttattgcactaaTACAATATATGTACAGTACATAGTGCTAAGAAAATTATCTACGGTCAACCATACAATGCAGCTAAAGAAAATCAGAATAAAATTCCTTATGTGCCTTTCAAAATTTATCTCCTGAGAAAATCCATTTGTTCTTGCAGCTAGTAGAAATTAGAGGAATagtactgaaaataaatacaccaGTATCATCTTTTTGTAGTAGTTACGGTAGTTTACGGTAGTTTCAGAGTAACACGATACCTGAAACGTGAGATCAACGTGAGATCTTTGACGCACTTAGTAGAAAATTACTTTGATAGCCGCCAtcatgcaaaaaaaatattttcaatagaaCTAAAATTAgaagtaaacaaaaacattccGATAACAACACGCATACAATTGGATTAGAAGACCATTTTGGAATTTTAGCTGGTGAATGTCCTACGACTCTGAATTCTGCAATACCTATACTGAATTCAGGATTTATTTCAGTACCTAGATATTACAATTTCGAATTGTATAAGctgtcaaaaacaattttataccatggatttagtaagtacttcgtacaacatacctacttactaattccatgttttaTACACAGATTGTCATGTGTATAATATACATCACCATTTTTAGATGCATAGTGAAGCCTGAAAATGGATAGTGATGCTCATATTGTTCATTAAGTACGGGCCTCGTCAAAATGAACACAAGACTTATCTTGATGCCTTCTGAAGAGAAGGCATGTACCTAATGATACGTATTTTCTTTAACCAGCTACCAGTAGATGACTTCGAGTCCTTAGCCCTCAAGCCTGAGAAGAAGCTGGTGAAGTGGCGCGCGCCTGCCTCCGAGGGAGAGCCTTCCAGGGATTACTGGACCCTTACTCAGTTCTTTGTATCTGAAGGTTATATTTACTTCAATCACTAGATATAGCACATAGCAGATGCCACATATGGTTTAAATTGTTATCAgcacataaaaataagagatatataagtatacacACGTGGTcgtgaaatatttagatagCAGGTCTGTCATGCCATGACGATATACATGTTTCCTTCATCAGAATCCCTGAAAGCGGGCGCTGGTCCTCAAATCGCGAACGGCGAGACGCTGCAAGATGGCGGCGTGTGGGTGACAGGGCTGGACGGCCGCCTGTTCAAGATCCCTCTGAATGAAGACGATATCGCGAAGAAGACTCTCTACAAGAAACAGAACTGCGTGCCGAATATGGGTAAGAGATGTTTTggcgtgtggtttccgccctaCAATAGAATCACTCCATATCGCCCCGTGGATGCCGTACAAAGTAAGATATAAAACCAGCTTTGGCAGCTGAACAGTacatttttacgctgaccctaGGTTTCGATTTTTCACAGCCGCAAATGAGAAGCGAGAGTGAGAGGGAGATGTTTTGTTTAATCAGGTACATTATGAACCATCTCGGGTATGCAAAACATGAAATGGCAGACAGGAGGATATGATCATAAACATACACTTTTACATTCACATCACATACATTGCTTTTCCTGTTTGTGATTgaaactattttcatttatatgaaaaaactaCATTACTCATTATCAATCGAAGCggatttctttttatcaaaattggaTAAGTTTTATCAATGGTCCATCGtacgatattattttacattattatctgTATGGATGGATTATATGCTTTATTAAAATCTCTCATCTGGCATCCCGTCCCTGGAAGCCGAAACGGGACGACATTCGGGACATTTCAGATTTCAAAATCGCCTTTCAAAGGCGATACTTAGGACGCCACTAtagaataaatacaaatcttgTCATCGCCAGGCACCCACTACTACTACAACATGACGAAGGAGATGAAGTGCGAGGACTGGTTGCCGTGGTTCACGCTGGTCAACGACGGGGAGCTGGTCGGCACGGGCTTCATGATGATCGGCAAGCTGGCCAAACAGAGCCGCTGGTTCGAGATCCCGCCCTCTCCTAAACAAGTGCCGGAGGTAATTAATGGATggatgaatgatttatttcaacaacTCAACTTACACAAGGTTATTAACACATAGGTaggcaacaaaaataaaataaaacttaaaactaatacCAAGCAGATATGCGCCGCAGCAATTCAAAAAGGTCATAGCTCAGtgaatttctaataatataatgtaatgatgTCTACTGTAACTaaccaaattaattaaatgcgTTTCACTTCACATCGTGCTAACTTACTTCTTTCAAGAACTTTCTCTCCTAACATCTGCGCAAGCAACGGAGAAAACGTGTCTTACAATGTAATTGCAAGACACTAAGAGATCATTAACtactttaacattttctttccCCAGATTGTCGTCCCCTACGCCCCCGACTGCTTCCACGACTGGGCTGATTCGTACGGCATCGTGTCCCTTCACATCTACTATATCGACAAACCTTGGACTATCAGATGCAAGTAGGTGTGACCGAGCACGCTGCACGATGCACACACCTATTAGGATAAGATGCGTTTGGTCTCTCTATCTCTATATCCAATAATTAAGACTCTTTAGATCATCACTTAGGTGTAAAGAATGAAGCACGTTGCACGTTTGTGGCACGCCTATTAGgataagatttaaataaacacataaaacacattttgtgTCTTTCTTTATATCTCCTTGCTGGTTAGATCTTGAGCACGATACATGATTAGAATCTCTAGCTCTGAACAAGAAACTGGCTAAGTATATGTAAGTACCTTCTTAGTCAGTTTCATGGGCAGAACggtaaaatgtacctactgaTTTTCTCTCGTCATCTTCACCAATGTCGTTGACcgatattataaagaatacCTATAACAGCACAGGTTTGATCCTGGTCACAGAGGGTTATAGatcaacaaacaataaaaataaatgggtCGATGTCGGAATTACCTTCAGTTCCGGAACAATACCTGAATCAACTCTTTCTCTGTGCTTTTTGTACTTGATAAGAATCAATAAAGATGAGTATATAGTCTGTCTTagattttcataatttatcttatttatttaaacttgatTGCACGACTTGCAAAGTTAATCTGCCGCCAGTGAAACCAATACACTTGCATTATACTCTTTCCAAACAAACTATAGTTAAATCAAGAAGAACTCCAAACTAAGGAACATTATAGGGTGTTTTGGGTACCGATTTATTGATTTCATCCTGTGATGGGAACCTACAAATGCGTCTATACCCGTGCAtgatcagatttttttatgccggctatacactatATGCAACAGTTCATCAAACTTCGACATACTTTGCTGATGGTGAATAAAAGTTCATTCGTTCGCGTCAGTATCTGTTTTCTCTGAATTGGGttatagtgtgtagccggcggTAAATAAAACCTGTAACTTTGTACATATCgagtaagtattttaatttgtacgtAGCACGCATTTCCCTATGGgaatcttgaaaatttatttctgcAATATACAGACTGCGTCAGGCAGCAAAAATCATATTGTTTCTTAACGCCTACACTTccaaagtgtgtttgtttaatatgttatgtgtatttgtttgtttggccttctttcacgtcaaaaggAGCATTGAATTGAGGTGATTTTGGTGTGAAGATAGTTGGGAGAGCAAAGAACACACAAATGCAACTTTTTGTCGTAAAAACTGAGCCACGTATCCAAATCATGTTTTTGATGATCAAATTTAGTAGCTGCCACTAATATTTTGCTTCCAGAGACGGAGACTCAATAAAACCAGCAAGACCCTTCCAGAGGCTGCTCCTAAATGTCTACCGCTACGGCAATGCCATCTCTGACCAGTTTAAGAGGTTGTTCAGCGGATAACAATTACATTTATGAAGAAGTTAATTACAcacgtatattatattttttatagagtATCCAATACAAATATATCGGCTTCACAATATCGGCGAATTCAAACAGATGCCGATGCGAATAAACGTACATTGAATAGCTTATATGTGAGATTTTCCGAAAAGAAAAATCATGTATGTACGCCGAAATCGCCAtatttggcgaactgtttacCGATAGTATGGAGCCGGTAtgaaatccaaaacaaaattaaaataactgaatTAAGGGCgggaataaaataacaaaatggcCGTCATCCCATCTCAAGAGCACCAACATGATAGACAAAGACTACGACAGACCAAAAAGGCAGAAGACTTGACCTGTCTTCTGAGCTGAGTATTGTCATCGAAATAGTTAACCCATTAGGGTATACATATAACGTTCTTGGGTACTGCTAATGTGGTCCTCTTGGAGGGTTCCCCGCCGATTCTGAattaaatagcaaaaaaaaagcaaGGATCCCAAATATTATACCCAATATAATGTTACCAATAGGCAAAGATTTtcctaaatatattaaattctagacatcccaaaaaaattgtaatccTATGACTGTGACTTTCAATCAATGATGACGACGGATTAATTCTAATCTAACTGATTAGAACCCAAGCCTTAACacaatatgtacctatgtggTCTTTTTATGCTAGATTTgccaaataataattattattattttaattatgtagttttattttctctttaatttGAAAGAAGTGTGCAAAAAAATCTGTGAACGGTTTGTTAAtaccatatttcttttatctatggttaatactgtgataatggcACGGAAcacaaaaaactattttctgtCTCATGGGTATGGTATGTAAAGTCACAATATAATGCTGGaagtattaggtatataatctGCAGTATCAACATATCATCAAACTATCCACAATGATGccgttttatatatatactatgcAGGCGCTGTGGTGTGCTTGATAATATGTTCTCGATAAATTTCATGGTCTGTATCACACAAACGGGATTTTAAAccatctaaaatataatttaaacttggCTTGTCGTTGTTTTACCAACAGTGGCGGAatcagatttatatataaaaacatgtgcGTGAATTagattagatatttttttatcttttattcatAGTCTGATTCACCGTGACTCTGTTTCTAACTACATTATGGTGGTAatgatgaaagaaagaaagaaaaaaacgttttttcgacaaaaataaaagagtacagaaatatcatataaaataaatattatataaaattatcatcacAAAAAAGAGTCTGTTTTTATGTCCttgatttattgtattgtgatatttattcttttctgGATTTTTCTTCGGTGCGATAAAgagtattttcatattttgtaggtacattattgCCAAAAGGGCGACTAGCTCATCATATGCTATGGTGAAGGCCCAAGTGCTGGTTTTCAGCTAGTACATACTATAGCACAGATTATACCTACAATTCTTCCAGTACAGACTATATGTAGAGGTGGATAAATTCcagaatacaaaacaaatatcagATATATAATTTGGTGATACATGTTGCAAGAAGTAAAGTTCTTATAGTAACTTGTCTTTATTCTGAGCAGGACAAGGGAGCAGCGCTATATTGGAAAAAGCAAAGAAAACTCAAAGCACAAGTAGCTGACAATACTTCAcagatttttctaaattttaaagtttatttatttattacgatgACACCGGGCTACGCGTGTAACGAGAGAGATACTAGTATGgaaggtatttttttagtaagttacatttatatgacttcgctcgggtaaaaccatgatAAACTGAACATTAATGACAACcgtacaaaacaaaaatccgtccggtaatTTCCGAGTTTATCGCATtgatacagacagacgcgacagggggcacttatttttataatctgtcTGTATATCACAAATCAACGAAACTACATATATGTTGGTTGCTTaaacatatacctactatatttCCGTACAGCAACTAATCCTGTATCTATCAAATTACGGTAACTTTATCACTTGTGTGTTTATCTATTAATTCAGTGTGCCAAATACAGATAATTAATGAGTAAACATGTATTGATATAATTAGCTTTCCGCCCACTTAGTCTTGATGCTTCGTTGGTGAAACCGGCTACAGCCATCATGATATCGAAgacatttatattgtttgcTGTTCTGGCTGCAGCTCCAGTTTTTGGTAAGggtttattaacattattattatactctCGGGAATGAAGTTGGCACAAATAAAACTGACtgacttgaaataaatttcgGAAATATCAAGCCAGTATTGGCCGAATAATGGTGAAGTCTCcaggtttttatatattttagcaaTGCCGAGTTTTGGAGCACAAACTTTGTGCTTTAATTTACTTCTATCACTTCACTAAAATAATGAGTCATTAACgatattttgatgtttttcaGGCGACTGGGTGGGCGGCCTACGAGGTAAGTAgcaagaaatttatttttttcttaaacaaattcaaattactcTAGAATGTCAATTCTTTCACACATGTATATAAGGACGTCTTTCAAaaaactgcataaaaataaacaatcataAGAGCAAACAGGAGATACCATTGTAATGCGATAATGTGCATCTAAGAAATAGGagacttttaaatattaatttcaaataaatatctgaCAGAGAATGATAGCCATTCTAGGCGGTCCATCTACTTAAGTtctgcaataaagtttaaataaaaacaatttcacgTGTTTTTTTTCGTGTTTTACGCATTTACGCAACTTACCAGTGAGGTTCGGCGTCGGTTTCTCCGGCTACTTCATGTCGAAGCCGCGTAGCATCGCTGAGGCCAAGACCAGCAGATGGCAGCAGGTCGCCCGACCTGAGGGTCCACTGGCCTCCCTCATCATGTACTGCCCCGCCGACTACATCTTCTGCGTACTGTTTGATGATACTGAGTATATCGCTGGACTGCAGATTGCTGTAAGTTCGCTTTTGTAGACTCTGTTACAATTACCtgttttcctggtttcttaCTCAGCCGTTGAACGTCGAAGACCTTGGGCTAAGTGTAGACCTAAGCAAAGCTAAGGGCTAAGGAAACCAGTAACTTGAAACTGCTTTTCTACCCTTTCTTATTCTTCTCGCACGATCTACGATTGCTGTAAGGAAACTCGTTCATTAAAAGAGGCTTAATCCCAGTGGTGGGATAACGCGATGATAAAACTCTTCATAGTCTACTAGACCGTGTCTGAAAGATTTCGCCAAAAGTTATCTgtgttactaaaataaatctcCTCTGTTCAAGTTAAAATGTAGTGTTTAAAAtgtagtgtgtgtgtgtgtgtgtagtgTGTGTAgggacaataaaaatatacataccggtactataattatgaaattctgATAACCTAAATTCAGTCTCCATTTAAGTCTATAAGACCGATGTGACCAGCGTTATTCAACTCCTTCCACAGATACCTAAAGACAAATTCACAGACAACGCACTCGACTGGGAAGTCCAGGGCTTCACCAGCTGGACTCCAGCCAACACCAACTCCTCCTTCTGGACTATCCAGCAGTACTTCGTTGACGAAGGTAGTAATTACGGGTAGTAATTCGTTGTTTCACACTCGATCGATCACAATATAATGTCTTTCTATCTACGTATGTTTTTTCGCGCATCACATAATtactggatggaattggaTGCGGTTTCACAGTTCCtatcacagttgtatagcggatggtctaacttaaaatctggtataagttacatcgcgatacgtcacttagaacccgagatattgacaatgaTAAGTTGTTACAGGCGGCATGCGTCCGCCAAagcgcgggcgaagccgctggcaaaaTGTAGTCATGgtcataacatatttttgtatacttatttatactactagaaatatatatatatatatatatcttcttCTAAATCCCATGAAACAATAACGGTGAgtccttctggcatgatagaagccaaaaccctttagtttctttcggcatttcttctcagcagtaaTTATTCCGAAACGCTTATCGGGAATtgcaatttagaatataaatttaattctatttctGCAGAGATCCTCGGTAAAAGTGTGTCGGAGCGTCTGGCAGCTCGTGACAGGTCCAAGACCATCCCGCACGGCAAGGTCTGGGTCACTGGGGTCAACAAAGAGCTCCTGGAAATCTCCACCAAGAAGACCGATATCGAGAACAGTATCTTCACTGAACAAGCATGCATTCCTCTCATGGGTAAccaaatttttgtaaatagtgGTGGCGGACCACTGGTTATGATTGCCCGTGAAGTGAACTCtgtcatctctgcatgttgcGATGCAACAGCAACGCACGACGAAACCAAAAGCAGaagaatcttaaaattttgaagatgtgcgcctgtgattttaaaactagccgcctgcctgacgtccaCCCTTTATTCCCATAAATACCTAGGCAGCCTAggtaacaatagtattcccataCTATTGGTAGCTAGGCTGCCTAGGCTACAATCCCTTAGTcatctcgtacgacatccacaggaaGATACATAGTGGTCCTATCGAGTAGGAAGACCAGTGTCCTTGGACAGCCACAAGGACAGACTCTTTTGGACAGGCAAATAGATATAAACTGTCgccagaaaaataattaaattatgtaaatccaCTTTgtattctataatttattataactatgtGGCTACTAGTTTTATTCCATGGTTCGAAAGTAGGACAGTTAGATCAACTCCTCGTGGCCGTTATTGCAGGTCGTCACTACTACTACAACATGACGACAGAGACGCAGTGCACCTCCGCTGGCATGTACCCCTGGTTCCCGCTGGTCGCCTCGGGAGAGCTCATCGGAATGGGCTTCGTGTCCGTCGGAAAACTTCCCGAAAGCTCGCTGGAGACAGACTACTTCGAGAGGCCTGAAAGGGCAGCTATAGAGGTGATCATTTTTTCCGAGCAAATAGGGTATGCCACCTGATGGGAAGACTATGGTCGCTGCAAAACCAGGgttgtcacacgcgcgttgtcAGCTCTGAATGAATCTTTTCACACCCTTTTTGAAGAACTCCATATTGTTCCATACTCCATCTCTAGGAGTACAAGTTTAATTGTtagactaattaaaaaaaaaacacttaatattcatttcgctacaacttttaacAGCTGGACCGGTTTTCATGATACATGgttaagaacactcgggataaaaactaaacgaaaatcggttcatccggtTGGGAGCTACGAagccacagacagacacgttaaacttagaCACCCCtcttttgcgtcgggggttacgAATATCGAGGTCGCCATCAATCTTAACTTGGTTACAAGGAAAGACATTAATAAATTCGCAATTATCTCCTGATATTGTAGACCGTACGACGTTGAGAAGAAAGTAGGAAACCGCTCCCTGGGCTAAGATGCcttaagaagaagaagaagaaactgGAAAAATACTCAGTTGCGAGAGAGCCAGAGTAACTTTTCTCGACTCATTTCATCCATTTCATCTACATTATAATATGCCTCCTTGCTTTTGAATAACTTCTTCCTGCGCTGTACTAAACTATAGAATAAACTTCCCTCAGCAGTGTTCCCTATAGTTTCGACATTGGGGCTTTTAAGAGTCTAtcgctttctcaaaaagtcgACAACGCACCCGTGACCTTATACCGTATTTTCCGGGTTGCCGCTGTCCATGGGCTGCAgtatttgcttaccatcaggtgacCTGCTTTGTTTGCCCACTGCACtataaaaagaagtaattTCGTCCGAGGATCAAAAAGTTCAGTTCAACCACTTTACCAATAacttaattaagtacttaaatcCTGTCAATTTCAGATGATCGTGCCGCGCGGCCCCTCGTGCCTGTACCAGTTGGGTGATTCCCCGGGCCTCCTCACTATGCACATCTACTATATCCACAACCCGTTGCTCCTCACTTGTATCTTCCAATAACTCGATTATTAAATACTCTGATAAAACTCTTATTAACGACAAGAGGAAACAATGCAGAATATACCAACAGAATTAAAGTAACCTTGACATTGgttattttaatgaagttataattgtaatatatttttctttgtctatgACTGTAATGTTCTTGAAtggaacataatatttatacaggAGCTAAAgtcattcattaaaatagattttgccATAAATATTCATCCGGTCCGCGTCTTTGTTTTAAACCTTTCATCAGTGAAGTAGTATTATGtattagggtgagttgcaccgtcaacttcgacgttgactttaacgtGGGCGCCGCtgtcgtttagacaaaaactGTTCCTTTGGGTTTTTTTGcgtgttaaagttaacgtcaaagttgacggtgcaacccacccacattagtaataaaatttattaactacATTATGGTTGTTTGACTGCGGCCCTTATAACACTGGGCGCTACAACAGTGCtgatttaaactttataaagGTTGTTGTTCGCGGTCACACGCCCGATCGAGGTGACGAAGtgagattatttaaaaattattataacccCAGGTGACGGGAAtggatataatttttcaacacATTATTCATGTTTAATAGTTTTCacagaccaccacttgcttccggtaaagaAAAACACCGTGAGAAAACTTGCACAtcggttgacagtttaagttcactagtgtgtatacgATTACCTGCCAATAGGCGCGGTAGATAGTCGCAAAACTCactgcctttaggcgacttgaataaaatcaatgtTAACAACCCACACACTACAAAAGAAAGAAGAGTGTGTGAACTCTGTCTTTCAAGAAGTATATGATTCTGATGGACCTATAAGAAGATTTGTATTTACACACAACTTATtgattaacattttcaaatttattgattacaagaaattaaatttattgattaacataaactaaaaaagaTACCACCAAATTTATTAACTGACTCCTGTTGGCGCCTTATGTGATCTCTTCTTAAGCTTCTGCTGCCGTCGCTTCAAGTGCCTTTGGATCCGGCCTGTTCCTTCCTTCTTCAGGTCTTCGTACTGCTTCACGAGAGCTTCTACCCGAAGTTCGGCTAAACAATGAAAAGAAGGAAAAAATGTCTTTCTGttcttgtttaaataatttttttagggAAATTATACTACAAAACTAATAACGCTCATTTGTGGTTGAAACCTCAGGATAACTCTGTAAATCCAGATAACCTATCAAATGATCATGCACATGAAATCTATGATAATCATTGATGCAAAgccaacaaatttat encodes:
- the LOC128677334 gene encoding uncharacterized protein LOC128677334; this encodes MKVFIFVLAAVSVACGVKYNGLRVKYGWSDALIDKEYFFSLPRTISDAEGEGWKRTERPPGALPELKMYCPTGRQVCPLYDAAGFVAGLQVALPVDDFESLALKPEKKLVKWRAPASEGEPSRDYWTLTQFFVSEESLKAGAGPQIANGETLQDGGVWVTGLDGRLFKIPLNEDDIAKKTLYKKQNCVPNMGTHYYYNMTKEMKCEDWLPWFTLVNDGELVGTGFMMIGKLAKQSRWFEIPPSPKQVPEIVVPYAPDCFHDWADSYGIVSLHIYYIDKPWTIRCKDGDSIKPARPFQRLLLNVYRYGNAISDQFKRLFSG
- the LOC128677332 gene encoding uncharacterized protein LOC128677332, with the translated sequence MISKTFILFAVLAAAPVFGDWVGGLRVRFGVGFSGYFMSKPRSIAEAKTSRWQQVARPEGPLASLIMYCPADYIFCVLFDDTEYIAGLQIAIPKDKFTDNALDWEVQGFTSWTPANTNSSFWTIQQYFVDEEILGKSVSERLAARDRSKTIPHGKVWVTGVNKELLEISTKKTDIENSIFTEQACIPLMGRHYYYNMTTETQCTSAGMYPWFPLVASGELIGMGFVSVGKLPESSLETDYFERPERAAIEMIVPRGPSCLYQLGDSPGLLTMHIYYIHNPLLLTCIFQ